A single genomic interval of Penaeus chinensis breed Huanghai No. 1 chromosome 23, ASM1920278v2, whole genome shotgun sequence harbors:
- the LOC125037713 gene encoding protein prune homolog 2-like isoform X2, whose protein sequence is MVNMNDISVGEGTGDPASEESMDVSEASNSSGTLANQSPLSDHIPNNIYSFEHSVRDPLRFPMQNGRLVGAAVEGNVPPPAGGGAAAEAAGGHRPSPFNLSHLEFSLPDTEIYEAEPVDFPSSPTALRSMVHPSDDSLGMGVRLAEREEPPQAPATPTEEDRSMYTAVVSPPTGQVTLRKERPSSLEVNRKKRLTVTEELLTVAVDDDQHSISSLSQHSDDDDDDAQMLSHDEFTDMLTPDDIDTPDELEESIMERLGPQPTIEPLPEYTITQETSEERSWRSVVISGIERRIDMKVIEPYKKVLSHGGYLPSSNEAIIVFSACFLPDRSRKDYDYVMDNLFMYVLTTLDQLIAEDYVLVYLHGATTRGNMPSFAWLKRCYQMIDRRLRKNLQGLYLVHPTFWVKTVVVMTRPFVSAKFARKLRFVNSLKELSSLIPMDQVCIPDRVKQYDEIRESLLEKA, encoded by the exons CTCAGTGGGTGAGGGGACCGGTGATCCAGCCAGTGAGGAGAGCATGGATGTATCTGAAGCTTCCAACAGCAGTGGAACCCTGGCCAACCAGTCGCCTCTCTCTGACCACATTCCCAACAACATCTACTCCTTTGAGCACAGTGTCCGCGACCCCCTTCGGTTCCCAATGCAG AACGGACGGTTAGTAGGAGCAGCTGTGGAGGGCAATGTTCCTCCACCAGCAGGGGGAGGAGCTGCAGCTGAAGCAGCCGGAGGCCATAGACCTTCACCATTCAATCTTTCCCACTTGGAATTTTCACTTCCAGACACAGAGATATATGAGGCAGAACCAG TGGACTTCCCTAGTTCTCCAACTGCCCTTCGCTCCATGGTCCACCCCAGTGACGACAGCCTTGGAATGGGTGTCAGactggcagagagggaggagcccCCTCAAGCCCCTGCCACTCCTACTGAAGAAGACCGGTCCATGTATACTGCTGTAGTGTCTCCGCCCACTGGTCAGGTCACCCTCCGTAAAG AACGTCCATCCAGTCTAGAAGTAAATCGTAAGAAGCGCCTCACAGTCACAGAGGAACTGCTCACAGTGGCAGTAGATGATGATCAGCATTCCATCTCATCACTCAGTCAGcacagcgatgatgatgatgatgatgctcagaTGCTCTCACATGATGAGTTTACAGACATGTTGACTCCAGATGATATTGACACGCCTGATGAGCTTGAGGAATCCATCATGGAGC GTCTTGGTCCACAGCCAACCATAGAGCCACTTCCAGAGTACACAATAACGCAGGAAACCtcagaggaaaggtcatggcgaTCTGTTGTAATATCGGGTATTGAACGGCGCATTGACATGAAG GTCATTGAACCCTACAAGAAGGTGCTAAGTCATGGAGGCTATCTTCCAAGCAGTAATGAAGCAATTATTGTGTTTTCTGCATGTTTCCTGCCTGACAGGTCACGCAAAGACTATGATTATGTAATGGACAACCTTTTTAT GTATGTCTTGACAACCTTAGACCAGCTGATTGCAGAGGACTACGTATTGGTTTACCTTCATGGGGCCACAACACGGGGGAATATGCCGTCCTTTGCTTGGCTTAAG CGCTGCTATCAGATGATTGACCGACGTCTGCGGAAGAACCTGCAGGGCCTCTACCTGGTCCATCCGACATTCTGGGTCAAGACAGTGGTTGTGATGACAAGGCCTTTTGTCAG TGCCAAGTTCGCAAGGAAACTCAGGTTTGTGAATAGCCTGAAAGAATTATCAAGTCTTATCCCTATGGACCAAGTATGCATCCCTGACCGAGTGAAACA ATATGATGAAATACGTGAAAGTTTGCTAGAGAAGGCATGA
- the LOC125037713 gene encoding protein prune homolog 2-like isoform X1: MVNMNDISVGEGTGDPASEESMDVSEASNSSGTLANQSPLSDHIPNNIYSFEHSVRDPLRFPMQQNGRLVGAAVEGNVPPPAGGGAAAEAAGGHRPSPFNLSHLEFSLPDTEIYEAEPVDFPSSPTALRSMVHPSDDSLGMGVRLAEREEPPQAPATPTEEDRSMYTAVVSPPTGQVTLRKERPSSLEVNRKKRLTVTEELLTVAVDDDQHSISSLSQHSDDDDDDAQMLSHDEFTDMLTPDDIDTPDELEESIMERLGPQPTIEPLPEYTITQETSEERSWRSVVISGIERRIDMKVIEPYKKVLSHGGYLPSSNEAIIVFSACFLPDRSRKDYDYVMDNLFMYVLTTLDQLIAEDYVLVYLHGATTRGNMPSFAWLKRCYQMIDRRLRKNLQGLYLVHPTFWVKTVVVMTRPFVSAKFARKLRFVNSLKELSSLIPMDQVCIPDRVKQYDEIRESLLEKA; this comes from the exons CTCAGTGGGTGAGGGGACCGGTGATCCAGCCAGTGAGGAGAGCATGGATGTATCTGAAGCTTCCAACAGCAGTGGAACCCTGGCCAACCAGTCGCCTCTCTCTGACCACATTCCCAACAACATCTACTCCTTTGAGCACAGTGTCCGCGACCCCCTTCGGTTCCCAATGCAG CAGAACGGACGGTTAGTAGGAGCAGCTGTGGAGGGCAATGTTCCTCCACCAGCAGGGGGAGGAGCTGCAGCTGAAGCAGCCGGAGGCCATAGACCTTCACCATTCAATCTTTCCCACTTGGAATTTTCACTTCCAGACACAGAGATATATGAGGCAGAACCAG TGGACTTCCCTAGTTCTCCAACTGCCCTTCGCTCCATGGTCCACCCCAGTGACGACAGCCTTGGAATGGGTGTCAGactggcagagagggaggagcccCCTCAAGCCCCTGCCACTCCTACTGAAGAAGACCGGTCCATGTATACTGCTGTAGTGTCTCCGCCCACTGGTCAGGTCACCCTCCGTAAAG AACGTCCATCCAGTCTAGAAGTAAATCGTAAGAAGCGCCTCACAGTCACAGAGGAACTGCTCACAGTGGCAGTAGATGATGATCAGCATTCCATCTCATCACTCAGTCAGcacagcgatgatgatgatgatgatgctcagaTGCTCTCACATGATGAGTTTACAGACATGTTGACTCCAGATGATATTGACACGCCTGATGAGCTTGAGGAATCCATCATGGAGC GTCTTGGTCCACAGCCAACCATAGAGCCACTTCCAGAGTACACAATAACGCAGGAAACCtcagaggaaaggtcatggcgaTCTGTTGTAATATCGGGTATTGAACGGCGCATTGACATGAAG GTCATTGAACCCTACAAGAAGGTGCTAAGTCATGGAGGCTATCTTCCAAGCAGTAATGAAGCAATTATTGTGTTTTCTGCATGTTTCCTGCCTGACAGGTCACGCAAAGACTATGATTATGTAATGGACAACCTTTTTAT GTATGTCTTGACAACCTTAGACCAGCTGATTGCAGAGGACTACGTATTGGTTTACCTTCATGGGGCCACAACACGGGGGAATATGCCGTCCTTTGCTTGGCTTAAG CGCTGCTATCAGATGATTGACCGACGTCTGCGGAAGAACCTGCAGGGCCTCTACCTGGTCCATCCGACATTCTGGGTCAAGACAGTGGTTGTGATGACAAGGCCTTTTGTCAG TGCCAAGTTCGCAAGGAAACTCAGGTTTGTGAATAGCCTGAAAGAATTATCAAGTCTTATCCCTATGGACCAAGTATGCATCCCTGACCGAGTGAAACA ATATGATGAAATACGTGAAAGTTTGCTAGAGAAGGCATGA
- the LOC125037713 gene encoding protein prune homolog 2-like isoform X3 has product MNDISVGEGTGDPASEESMDVSEASNSSGTLANQSPLSDHIPNNIYSFEHSVRDPLRFPMQQNGRLVGAAVEGNVPPPAGGGAAAEAAGGHRPSPFNLSHLEFSLPDTEIYEAEPVDFPSSPTALRSMVHPSDDSLGMGVRLAEREEPPQAPATPTEEDRSMYTAVVSPPTGQVTLRKERPSSLEVNRKKRLTVTEELLTVAVDDDQHSISSLSQHSDDDDDDAQMLSHDEFTDMLTPDDIDTPDELEESIMERLGPQPTIEPLPEYTITQETSEERSWRSVVISGIERRIDMKVIEPYKKVLSHGGYLPSSNEAIIVFSACFLPDRSRKDYDYVMDNLFMYVLTTLDQLIAEDYVLVYLHGATTRGNMPSFAWLKRCYQMIDRRLRKNLQGLYLVHPTFWVKTVVVMTRPFVSAKFARKLRFVNSLKELSSLIPMDQVCIPDRVKQYDEIRESLLEKA; this is encoded by the exons CTCAGTGGGTGAGGGGACCGGTGATCCAGCCAGTGAGGAGAGCATGGATGTATCTGAAGCTTCCAACAGCAGTGGAACCCTGGCCAACCAGTCGCCTCTCTCTGACCACATTCCCAACAACATCTACTCCTTTGAGCACAGTGTCCGCGACCCCCTTCGGTTCCCAATGCAG CAGAACGGACGGTTAGTAGGAGCAGCTGTGGAGGGCAATGTTCCTCCACCAGCAGGGGGAGGAGCTGCAGCTGAAGCAGCCGGAGGCCATAGACCTTCACCATTCAATCTTTCCCACTTGGAATTTTCACTTCCAGACACAGAGATATATGAGGCAGAACCAG TGGACTTCCCTAGTTCTCCAACTGCCCTTCGCTCCATGGTCCACCCCAGTGACGACAGCCTTGGAATGGGTGTCAGactggcagagagggaggagcccCCTCAAGCCCCTGCCACTCCTACTGAAGAAGACCGGTCCATGTATACTGCTGTAGTGTCTCCGCCCACTGGTCAGGTCACCCTCCGTAAAG AACGTCCATCCAGTCTAGAAGTAAATCGTAAGAAGCGCCTCACAGTCACAGAGGAACTGCTCACAGTGGCAGTAGATGATGATCAGCATTCCATCTCATCACTCAGTCAGcacagcgatgatgatgatgatgatgctcagaTGCTCTCACATGATGAGTTTACAGACATGTTGACTCCAGATGATATTGACACGCCTGATGAGCTTGAGGAATCCATCATGGAGC GTCTTGGTCCACAGCCAACCATAGAGCCACTTCCAGAGTACACAATAACGCAGGAAACCtcagaggaaaggtcatggcgaTCTGTTGTAATATCGGGTATTGAACGGCGCATTGACATGAAG GTCATTGAACCCTACAAGAAGGTGCTAAGTCATGGAGGCTATCTTCCAAGCAGTAATGAAGCAATTATTGTGTTTTCTGCATGTTTCCTGCCTGACAGGTCACGCAAAGACTATGATTATGTAATGGACAACCTTTTTAT GTATGTCTTGACAACCTTAGACCAGCTGATTGCAGAGGACTACGTATTGGTTTACCTTCATGGGGCCACAACACGGGGGAATATGCCGTCCTTTGCTTGGCTTAAG CGCTGCTATCAGATGATTGACCGACGTCTGCGGAAGAACCTGCAGGGCCTCTACCTGGTCCATCCGACATTCTGGGTCAAGACAGTGGTTGTGATGACAAGGCCTTTTGTCAG TGCCAAGTTCGCAAGGAAACTCAGGTTTGTGAATAGCCTGAAAGAATTATCAAGTCTTATCCCTATGGACCAAGTATGCATCCCTGACCGAGTGAAACA ATATGATGAAATACGTGAAAGTTTGCTAGAGAAGGCATGA
- the LOC125037713 gene encoding protein prune homolog 2-like isoform X4 — protein MCSVGEGTGDPASEESMDVSEASNSSGTLANQSPLSDHIPNNIYSFEHSVRDPLRFPMQQNGRLVGAAVEGNVPPPAGGGAAAEAAGGHRPSPFNLSHLEFSLPDTEIYEAEPVDFPSSPTALRSMVHPSDDSLGMGVRLAEREEPPQAPATPTEEDRSMYTAVVSPPTGQVTLRKERPSSLEVNRKKRLTVTEELLTVAVDDDQHSISSLSQHSDDDDDDAQMLSHDEFTDMLTPDDIDTPDELEESIMERLGPQPTIEPLPEYTITQETSEERSWRSVVISGIERRIDMKVIEPYKKVLSHGGYLPSSNEAIIVFSACFLPDRSRKDYDYVMDNLFMYVLTTLDQLIAEDYVLVYLHGATTRGNMPSFAWLKRCYQMIDRRLRKNLQGLYLVHPTFWVKTVVVMTRPFVSAKFARKLRFVNSLKELSSLIPMDQVCIPDRVKQYDEIRESLLEKA, from the exons CTCAGTGGGTGAGGGGACCGGTGATCCAGCCAGTGAGGAGAGCATGGATGTATCTGAAGCTTCCAACAGCAGTGGAACCCTGGCCAACCAGTCGCCTCTCTCTGACCACATTCCCAACAACATCTACTCCTTTGAGCACAGTGTCCGCGACCCCCTTCGGTTCCCAATGCAG CAGAACGGACGGTTAGTAGGAGCAGCTGTGGAGGGCAATGTTCCTCCACCAGCAGGGGGAGGAGCTGCAGCTGAAGCAGCCGGAGGCCATAGACCTTCACCATTCAATCTTTCCCACTTGGAATTTTCACTTCCAGACACAGAGATATATGAGGCAGAACCAG TGGACTTCCCTAGTTCTCCAACTGCCCTTCGCTCCATGGTCCACCCCAGTGACGACAGCCTTGGAATGGGTGTCAGactggcagagagggaggagcccCCTCAAGCCCCTGCCACTCCTACTGAAGAAGACCGGTCCATGTATACTGCTGTAGTGTCTCCGCCCACTGGTCAGGTCACCCTCCGTAAAG AACGTCCATCCAGTCTAGAAGTAAATCGTAAGAAGCGCCTCACAGTCACAGAGGAACTGCTCACAGTGGCAGTAGATGATGATCAGCATTCCATCTCATCACTCAGTCAGcacagcgatgatgatgatgatgatgctcagaTGCTCTCACATGATGAGTTTACAGACATGTTGACTCCAGATGATATTGACACGCCTGATGAGCTTGAGGAATCCATCATGGAGC GTCTTGGTCCACAGCCAACCATAGAGCCACTTCCAGAGTACACAATAACGCAGGAAACCtcagaggaaaggtcatggcgaTCTGTTGTAATATCGGGTATTGAACGGCGCATTGACATGAAG GTCATTGAACCCTACAAGAAGGTGCTAAGTCATGGAGGCTATCTTCCAAGCAGTAATGAAGCAATTATTGTGTTTTCTGCATGTTTCCTGCCTGACAGGTCACGCAAAGACTATGATTATGTAATGGACAACCTTTTTAT GTATGTCTTGACAACCTTAGACCAGCTGATTGCAGAGGACTACGTATTGGTTTACCTTCATGGGGCCACAACACGGGGGAATATGCCGTCCTTTGCTTGGCTTAAG CGCTGCTATCAGATGATTGACCGACGTCTGCGGAAGAACCTGCAGGGCCTCTACCTGGTCCATCCGACATTCTGGGTCAAGACAGTGGTTGTGATGACAAGGCCTTTTGTCAG TGCCAAGTTCGCAAGGAAACTCAGGTTTGTGAATAGCCTGAAAGAATTATCAAGTCTTATCCCTATGGACCAAGTATGCATCCCTGACCGAGTGAAACA ATATGATGAAATACGTGAAAGTTTGCTAGAGAAGGCATGA
- the LOC125037713 gene encoding protein prune homolog 2-like isoform X5 produces the protein MDVSEASNSSGTLANQSPLSDHIPNNIYSFEHSVRDPLRFPMQQNGRLVGAAVEGNVPPPAGGGAAAEAAGGHRPSPFNLSHLEFSLPDTEIYEAEPVDFPSSPTALRSMVHPSDDSLGMGVRLAEREEPPQAPATPTEEDRSMYTAVVSPPTGQVTLRKERPSSLEVNRKKRLTVTEELLTVAVDDDQHSISSLSQHSDDDDDDAQMLSHDEFTDMLTPDDIDTPDELEESIMERLGPQPTIEPLPEYTITQETSEERSWRSVVISGIERRIDMKVIEPYKKVLSHGGYLPSSNEAIIVFSACFLPDRSRKDYDYVMDNLFMYVLTTLDQLIAEDYVLVYLHGATTRGNMPSFAWLKRCYQMIDRRLRKNLQGLYLVHPTFWVKTVVVMTRPFVSAKFARKLRFVNSLKELSSLIPMDQVCIPDRVKQYDEIRESLLEKA, from the exons ATGGATGTATCTGAAGCTTCCAACAGCAGTGGAACCCTGGCCAACCAGTCGCCTCTCTCTGACCACATTCCCAACAACATCTACTCCTTTGAGCACAGTGTCCGCGACCCCCTTCGGTTCCCAATGCAG CAGAACGGACGGTTAGTAGGAGCAGCTGTGGAGGGCAATGTTCCTCCACCAGCAGGGGGAGGAGCTGCAGCTGAAGCAGCCGGAGGCCATAGACCTTCACCATTCAATCTTTCCCACTTGGAATTTTCACTTCCAGACACAGAGATATATGAGGCAGAACCAG TGGACTTCCCTAGTTCTCCAACTGCCCTTCGCTCCATGGTCCACCCCAGTGACGACAGCCTTGGAATGGGTGTCAGactggcagagagggaggagcccCCTCAAGCCCCTGCCACTCCTACTGAAGAAGACCGGTCCATGTATACTGCTGTAGTGTCTCCGCCCACTGGTCAGGTCACCCTCCGTAAAG AACGTCCATCCAGTCTAGAAGTAAATCGTAAGAAGCGCCTCACAGTCACAGAGGAACTGCTCACAGTGGCAGTAGATGATGATCAGCATTCCATCTCATCACTCAGTCAGcacagcgatgatgatgatgatgatgctcagaTGCTCTCACATGATGAGTTTACAGACATGTTGACTCCAGATGATATTGACACGCCTGATGAGCTTGAGGAATCCATCATGGAGC GTCTTGGTCCACAGCCAACCATAGAGCCACTTCCAGAGTACACAATAACGCAGGAAACCtcagaggaaaggtcatggcgaTCTGTTGTAATATCGGGTATTGAACGGCGCATTGACATGAAG GTCATTGAACCCTACAAGAAGGTGCTAAGTCATGGAGGCTATCTTCCAAGCAGTAATGAAGCAATTATTGTGTTTTCTGCATGTTTCCTGCCTGACAGGTCACGCAAAGACTATGATTATGTAATGGACAACCTTTTTAT GTATGTCTTGACAACCTTAGACCAGCTGATTGCAGAGGACTACGTATTGGTTTACCTTCATGGGGCCACAACACGGGGGAATATGCCGTCCTTTGCTTGGCTTAAG CGCTGCTATCAGATGATTGACCGACGTCTGCGGAAGAACCTGCAGGGCCTCTACCTGGTCCATCCGACATTCTGGGTCAAGACAGTGGTTGTGATGACAAGGCCTTTTGTCAG TGCCAAGTTCGCAAGGAAACTCAGGTTTGTGAATAGCCTGAAAGAATTATCAAGTCTTATCCCTATGGACCAAGTATGCATCCCTGACCGAGTGAAACA ATATGATGAAATACGTGAAAGTTTGCTAGAGAAGGCATGA